Proteins co-encoded in one Clarias gariepinus isolate MV-2021 ecotype Netherlands chromosome 13, CGAR_prim_01v2, whole genome shotgun sequence genomic window:
- the bmp4 gene encoding bone morphogenetic protein 4, which produces MIPGNRMLMVILLCQVVLGESSHASLIPEEGKKKALGNHPGQSHELLRDFEATLLHMFGLQRRPRPSRSAVVPQYLLDLYRLQSGEVEEAEAHDVSFEYPEKSTSRANTVRAFHHEEHMEQVPSDTPYTIETPLRFFFNLSSIPEEEMLSTAELRLYRQQIKEPGVESQHVGNEDLHRINVYEVLKPPRPGQLITRLLDTRLVSHNTTSWESFDVSPAVLRWTQERQPNYGLAVEVLHLNRTPRHQGKHVRVSRSLHQTSEEDWDQLRPLLVTFGHDGKGHPLTRRTKRSPKQRGRKRNRNCRRHALYVDFSDVGWNDWIVAPPGYQAYYCHGDCPFPLADHLNSTNHAIVQTLVNSLNSNIPKACCVPTELSAISMLYLDETDRVVLKNYQEMVVEGCGCR; this is translated from the exons GCTAGTCTAATACCCGAGGAAGGGAAGAAAAAGGCGTTGGGCAATCACCCAGGTCAAAGTCATGAACTGCTGCGCGACTTTGAGGCTACGCTGCTGCACATGTTTGGGCTGCAGAGGCGGCCACGGCCCAGCCGGTCGGCAGTGGTCCCCCAGTACCTGCTCGACCTCTATAGGCTCCAGTCAGGAGAAGTGGAAGAGGCTGAAGCTCATGATGTCAGCTTTGAATACCCTGAGAAGTCCACTAGCCGAGCCAACACTGTAAGAGCATTCCACCATGAAG AGCACATGGAGCAAGTGCCGTCAGACACACCGTACACCATCGAGACTCCGCTGCGCTTCTTCTTTAATCTCAGCAGCATTCCTGAGGAAGAGATGCTTTCCACAGCAGAACTGCGGCTGTACAGGCAGCAGATTAAGGAGCCTGGTGTGGAGTCCCAGCATGTGGGAAATGAGGACCTCCATAGGATCAATGTGTATGAGGTGCTAAAACCACCACGGCCTGGGCAGCTGATCACACGCCTCCTGGACACACGCCTTGTTAGTCATAACACCACAAGCTGGGAAAGCTTTGACGTGAGCCCAGCTGTGTTGCGTTGGACTCAGGAGCGGCAGCCAAACTATGGACTCGCTGTAGAGGTTCTGCATCTGAACCGAACACCGCGCCACCAAGGCAAGCATGTGCGCGTCAGCCGCTCACTGCACCAAACTTCAGAAGAAGACTGGGACCAGCTGCGTCCATTGTTGGTCACTTTCGGTCATGATGGCAAAGGCCACCCACTGACACGCAGAACCAAACGCAGCCCCAAGCAGCGAGGCCGTAAGCGCAACCGCAATTGTCGGCGACATGCGCTTTATGTGGACTTCAGTGACGTAGGCTGGAATGACTGGATAGTGGCACCACCGGGCTATCAGGCCTACTATTGTCATGGGGATTGCCCTTTCCCTCTAGCCGACCATCTGAATTCCACAAACCATGCTATTGTACAAACACTGGTCAACTCGTTGAACAGCAATATCCCCAAGGCCTGCTGTGTGCCCACCGAGCTGAGTGCCATCTCAATGCTCTACCTGGATGAGACTGACAGGGTTGTCTTGAAAAACTATCAGGAAATGGTGGTGGAGGGCTGTGGCTGCCGCTAA